A single window of Methanoculleus oceani DNA harbors:
- the mfnA gene encoding tyrosine decarboxylase MfnA, which yields MREVGCPEEDLFSFLLSRRQEDLGYRNILSSMCTPPHPVAARAHAMFLETNLGDPGLFPGTAALEELLVERLGTLMHFPKAGGYATSGGTESNIQAFRIAKKQKPVKSPNVVVPASSHFSFQKACDILGLEARTVPLDSEFRMDTEALDGLVDKNTVCIVGVVGTTEYGVVDPIASLSDVAEDRDVFLHVDAAFGGMVVPFLDRPVPFDFRLPGVASVSVDPHKMGMSTIPAGCLLVRNPEHFSCLNVDTPYLTVKRECTLAGTRPGASVAAAVAVLEYLGMDGMRAVVAGCMENARRLIDGMETLGYPRAVTPDVNVATFSCDRVPAGWRVSRTRNGHMRIVCMPHVTRDVIENFLKDMSDTNA from the coding sequence ATGCGTGAAGTTGGATGCCCTGAGGAAGACCTTTTCTCCTTCCTCCTGTCGAGACGGCAGGAGGACCTCGGCTACCGCAACATTTTAAGTTCGATGTGCACGCCGCCCCACCCGGTCGCGGCACGGGCGCACGCCATGTTCCTCGAGACCAACCTCGGCGACCCCGGGCTCTTCCCCGGGACGGCTGCGCTTGAGGAGCTCCTCGTCGAGAGGCTGGGGACGCTGATGCACTTCCCGAAAGCCGGCGGGTACGCAACAAGCGGGGGAACCGAGTCGAACATCCAGGCGTTCAGGATCGCAAAGAAACAGAAGCCGGTGAAGTCCCCGAACGTCGTGGTCCCGGCGTCGAGCCACTTCTCGTTCCAGAAAGCCTGCGACATCCTGGGGCTTGAAGCGCGGACAGTTCCGCTTGATAGTGAGTTCCGGATGGACACGGAGGCGCTCGACGGTCTCGTGGACAAAAACACGGTCTGTATCGTCGGTGTCGTCGGGACGACGGAGTACGGGGTGGTCGATCCCATCGCCAGCCTCTCCGACGTTGCCGAAGACCGGGACGTCTTCCTTCACGTCGACGCAGCGTTCGGCGGGATGGTCGTCCCGTTCCTCGACCGGCCGGTCCCGTTCGACTTCCGGCTCCCCGGCGTCGCCTCCGTCTCCGTCGACCCCCACAAGATGGGAATGAGCACCATCCCGGCAGGCTGCCTCCTCGTCCGGAACCCGGAGCACTTCTCGTGCCTCAACGTCGATACCCCGTACCTGACGGTGAAGAGGGAATGCACCCTCGCCGGCACCCGGCCCGGTGCATCGGTGGCCGCTGCCGTCGCCGTCCTCGAGTACCTGGGGATGGACGGCATGCGGGCGGTGGTCGCCGGGTGCATGGAGAACGCTCGAAGGCTGATCGACGGGATGGAGACGCTCGGCTACCCGCGGGCGGTGACCCCGGACGTCAACGTGGCGACGTTCTCCTGCGACCGCGTGCCTGCCGGCTGGCGGGTCTCGAGGACCCGGAACGGGCACATGCGGATCGTCTGCATGCCTCACGTCACCCGCGACGTGATCGAGAACTTCCTCAAAGATATGAGTGATACGAATGCTTGA
- the ppsA gene encoding phosphoenolpyruvate synthase, which translates to MKEMPNVLWLEEIKKEDIISVGGKGASLGEMTAIGLPVPKAFVVTAQAFRKFLVETGIEDALFRRLERLDVDDNGALESVSRDVQDLVLSVEMPDLIREEVVDAYARMGADGTVVAVRSSATAEDLPDASFAGQQETFLNILGEEALLDAVQRCWASLYGARAIYYRAKQGFDDRSVNIAVVVQELIRSEKSGVMFTSHPVTGEPLTIVEGSWGLGEAVVSGSVSPDNYVFDLRSERVVDRLIAEKEIMIVPEGEHGTKIVELSGKQRTAPVLSDAEVARLAMLGKIAEDHYGIPQDVEWAIVGDDVFILQSRPITTIRRPEIPRAGAGPAEKAKGVLGVVLVEGQGASPGVASGRVVIVRDVKDTSAVKDGDILVTKMTNPDMVPAMRRVSAIVTDEGGMTCHAAIVSRELGTPAVVGTKKATKVLKEGQIITVDGEKGLIYEGAVEAPAAAAPAAVPAAAAPAPVITGTLVKVNVSLPEAAQRAAATGADGVGLLRIEHLILGLAKTPGWYIEHGEEEEFIGELYGGIKTVLDAFPGRPVWVRTLDAPTDEFRNMEGGQDEPIEHNPMLGWRGIRRDLQSPDQFRMQVEAFKRLWAAGYDNLGVMFPMVNHPDEFVRARAMMQDWGVDVETATLGVMIEIPSSAILIEDFIKAGIRFASFGTNDLIQYTLAIDRNNEHVADMYQPKHPAVLRLIDYAIKACREHDVECSICGQAGSDPDMVAWLVGHGITSVSANIDAVPRIREAVARKERQILLDAARRNA; encoded by the coding sequence ATGAAGGAAATGCCCAACGTTCTGTGGCTCGAAGAAATAAAGAAGGAAGATATCATCTCCGTAGGTGGAAAGGGGGCTTCTCTTGGCGAAATGACGGCCATCGGCCTTCCCGTGCCGAAGGCGTTTGTGGTGACTGCCCAGGCATTTCGCAAGTTCCTCGTTGAGACCGGGATCGAAGATGCACTCTTCCGCAGGCTGGAGCGCCTTGATGTCGATGACAACGGAGCGCTGGAATCGGTCTCCAGGGACGTGCAGGACCTCGTCCTGAGCGTCGAGATGCCCGACCTGATCCGCGAGGAAGTCGTCGATGCATACGCCCGGATGGGAGCAGACGGGACGGTCGTCGCCGTCCGGTCGAGCGCCACCGCCGAAGACCTGCCGGATGCCAGTTTCGCCGGCCAGCAGGAGACGTTTCTCAATATTCTCGGGGAAGAAGCCCTCCTCGACGCGGTCCAGCGGTGCTGGGCCTCGCTGTACGGCGCGCGGGCCATCTATTACCGGGCGAAGCAGGGCTTCGATGACCGGAGCGTGAACATCGCCGTCGTCGTTCAGGAACTCATCCGGTCGGAGAAGTCCGGCGTCATGTTCACCTCCCACCCCGTCACCGGCGAGCCCCTGACAATCGTCGAGGGCTCCTGGGGGCTCGGCGAAGCCGTCGTCTCGGGCAGCGTCTCGCCCGACAACTACGTCTTTGACCTGCGCTCCGAGCGGGTGGTCGACCGCCTGATCGCCGAAAAGGAGATCATGATCGTGCCGGAGGGCGAGCACGGGACGAAGATCGTCGAGCTCTCCGGCAAACAGCGCACCGCCCCGGTCCTCTCCGACGCTGAAGTGGCGCGCCTCGCCATGCTCGGCAAGATAGCCGAGGACCACTACGGCATCCCGCAGGACGTCGAGTGGGCGATCGTCGGCGACGATGTCTTCATCCTCCAGTCGCGGCCCATAACGACCATCCGGCGCCCGGAGATCCCCCGTGCCGGAGCCGGACCGGCGGAGAAGGCGAAAGGCGTTCTCGGCGTGGTGCTGGTGGAAGGCCAGGGCGCCTCTCCCGGCGTCGCGAGCGGCCGGGTCGTCATCGTCCGGGACGTCAAGGACACGAGCGCCGTCAAGGACGGCGACATCCTTGTCACCAAGATGACCAACCCCGATATGGTGCCGGCGATGCGGCGGGTCAGCGCCATCGTCACCGACGAAGGCGGCATGACCTGCCACGCGGCCATCGTGAGCCGGGAGCTCGGGACGCCCGCGGTCGTCGGGACCAAGAAAGCAACGAAGGTACTAAAAGAAGGACAGATCATCACCGTCGACGGCGAGAAAGGCCTCATCTACGAGGGAGCGGTCGAGGCGCCGGCAGCGGCGGCACCCGCAGCCGTACCGGCGGCGGCAGCACCCGCCCCGGTCATCACCGGCACGCTCGTCAAGGTGAACGTCTCCCTCCCCGAAGCCGCACAGCGGGCCGCCGCCACCGGAGCGGACGGCGTCGGCCTCCTCCGGATCGAGCACCTCATCCTCGGCCTCGCGAAGACCCCCGGCTGGTACATCGAGCACGGCGAGGAGGAAGAGTTCATCGGCGAGCTCTACGGCGGCATCAAGACTGTTCTCGACGCGTTTCCGGGGAGGCCCGTCTGGGTCCGGACCCTGGACGCCCCGACCGACGAGTTCCGGAATATGGAGGGCGGGCAGGACGAGCCGATCGAGCACAACCCGATGCTCGGCTGGCGCGGCATCCGCCGGGACCTCCAGAGCCCCGACCAGTTCCGCATGCAGGTGGAGGCCTTCAAGAGGCTCTGGGCCGCAGGCTACGACAACCTCGGCGTGATGTTCCCCATGGTCAACCACCCCGACGAGTTCGTCAGGGCCCGGGCGATGATGCAGGACTGGGGAGTCGACGTGGAGACAGCGACCCTCGGCGTCATGATCGAGATCCCGAGCAGCGCCATCCTCATCGAAGACTTCATCAAGGCCGGGATCCGGTTCGCCTCGTTCGGGACGAACGACCTCATCCAGTACACGCTCGCCATCGACCGGAACAACGAGCATGTCGCCGACATGTACCAGCCCAAGCACCCTGCCGTGCTCCGGCTGATCGACTATGCGATCAAAGCCTGCCGGGAGCACGACGTCGAGTGCTCCATCTGCGGCCAGGCCGGCTCCGACCCCGATATGGTTGCGTGGCTTGTCGGGCACGGGATCACCAGCGTCTCCGCAAACATCGATGCGGTCCCCCGCATCCGTGAGGCCGTAGCGCGGAAAGAGCGGCAGATTCTCCTTGATGCGGCGAGAAGAAATGCGTGA
- the serA gene encoding phosphoglycerate dehydrogenase, producing the protein MNYRVLVSDPLAEEGIDILKEFCDVDVNTGLTEDQLVAIIGDYDALLVRSGTEVTARVIDAGTKLKFIGRAGAGVDNIDTEAATRRGIVVANAPEGNTLAATEHTMAMMLSLARNIPQATASLKKGEWKRSKFMGVELNDKVLGIMGFGRIGREVAKRAQAMQMKCIAYDPFITRERAASLGVEMVPLDELFRRADVITVHTPLIKETRHVINDKTIATMRDGVRMINCARGGIIDEKALADAIASGKVAGAALDVFENEPPTDSPLLNLDRVIVTPHLGASTVEAQKNVAVSVANQCISVLSGGAAKYVVNAPMIPAEQQALVEPYAMLAQKMGSLLIQLIEGRLESLEITYGGEAATLPNTKFVTRVILKGLLDPILQVPVNIVNAEFVAKERGIRMSETTTEEAQGFRNIISITAKTDKMTESVSGSVSGPNRARIVSIGGYMTDLTPTGHVVISRHTDKPGVIGKAATILGRVNVNIAGMQVGRHKPGEEALMVLTVDSAVPADAMEEIKKIDGIHTAKHAEI; encoded by the coding sequence GTGAACTATAGAGTGCTGGTCAGCGACCCGCTGGCAGAGGAAGGGATTGACATCCTGAAGGAATTCTGCGATGTGGATGTCAATACCGGGCTAACCGAGGATCAACTCGTCGCTATTATCGGAGACTACGATGCCCTGCTGGTGCGCTCGGGAACCGAAGTGACGGCGCGGGTCATCGACGCGGGAACGAAACTCAAGTTCATCGGCCGTGCCGGTGCCGGGGTCGACAATATCGATACCGAGGCGGCGACGCGCAGGGGCATCGTCGTCGCGAACGCCCCGGAAGGAAACACTCTCGCGGCCACCGAACACACGATGGCAATGATGCTCTCGCTCGCGCGCAATATCCCCCAGGCAACCGCATCCTTGAAGAAGGGCGAGTGGAAGCGCTCCAAGTTCATGGGGGTCGAGTTGAACGACAAGGTGCTCGGTATCATGGGATTCGGGCGTATCGGACGTGAGGTGGCGAAGCGTGCACAGGCAATGCAGATGAAGTGCATCGCCTACGACCCCTTCATCACCAGGGAGCGGGCTGCAAGCCTCGGCGTGGAGATGGTGCCGCTCGACGAGCTCTTCCGGAGGGCCGACGTCATCACGGTTCACACGCCGCTGATCAAGGAGACGCGCCATGTGATCAACGATAAGACCATCGCCACCATGAGGGACGGCGTCCGGATGATCAACTGCGCCCGCGGCGGGATCATCGACGAGAAGGCTCTCGCAGACGCGATTGCAAGCGGCAAGGTCGCCGGTGCGGCGCTCGACGTCTTCGAGAACGAGCCGCCGACGGACTCCCCGCTTCTCAATCTGGATAGGGTTATCGTCACCCCGCACCTCGGGGCGAGCACGGTCGAGGCGCAGAAGAACGTCGCCGTCTCGGTGGCGAACCAGTGCATCAGCGTTCTATCGGGCGGTGCGGCGAAGTACGTGGTGAACGCGCCGATGATTCCCGCGGAGCAGCAGGCGCTGGTCGAGCCCTACGCGATGCTTGCACAGAAGATGGGCAGCCTCCTCATCCAGCTCATCGAAGGAAGGCTCGAATCGCTCGAGATCACCTACGGCGGCGAGGCCGCAACGCTGCCGAACACGAAGTTCGTCACCCGCGTCATCCTGAAAGGCCTGCTCGACCCGATCCTGCAGGTGCCGGTCAACATCGTGAACGCGGAGTTCGTGGCAAAAGAGCGCGGTATCCGGATGAGCGAGACGACGACGGAGGAAGCACAGGGATTCCGGAACATCATCAGCATCACCGCGAAGACCGACAAAATGACCGAGTCGGTGAGCGGCAGCGTCTCCGGCCCGAACCGCGCGCGGATCGTGAGCATCGGCGGCTACATGACCGACCTGACCCCGACCGGCCACGTGGTCATCTCCCGCCACACCGACAAGCCGGGCGTCATCGGCAAGGCGGCGACGATCCTCGGCCGGGTGAACGTGAACATCGCGGGGATGCAGGTGGGACGCCACAAGCCCGGCGAAGAGGCGCTGATGGTCCTCACGGTCGACTCCGCCGTGCCGGCCGACGCGATGGAAGAGATCAAGAAGATCGACGGCATCCACACCGCAAAGCACGCCGAGATCTGA